GGCGGGGAGTGCGGTCTCGCGGTTTAGCTGCTCGGCCTGTTCCGGTGTCGGGTTTTTGGGCTTACCCATGGCGGCCCACTGCGGCAGAACATTTCCATGGGTCTGGTCGACTCGTTGAATCGCGGCCTTTGCGTTTTGTGGGACACCGAGCAGATGGAGGGTTAGTTCGCGGGAAGTTCCCTGTTGGCCGGGGTCAACCATATTCCATGCCGCGATCGCCAAATCTCCGTTCGCCGTTCGCGTGACGATAACGTTGTTGGAGACGTTGGCAAGGCGTTGATCGCCGAGTTGGTGTAAGAGCCCGTAGGCGTAGTAGCTGGGCTTGTTGATTCCGTCGAAGGCGCGTAGGCCGAAGTCTCCGCGAAATGGGGTGCTGGTGGGACCGCCTTCTTCGAAGACGTCGGAGAAGGTCCAGAAGGAGAGCATGTCGACGTTGCCGTCGCACTCGCGTACTGTGTTGGCCAGGGCGGGGCCGACGTAGATCGTGTCGCGAGCCTCCATCATGCCCGGAACGTTCCATTCTGTCCAAAACAGCGGCAGGTGAGGTGTGGCGGAGCGGTTGATCTCTCCACGAACCTTTGCGATAGCGCGACCGACTCGGTCGTCCATGGGGATGTCTTCGTTGGTGCCAAACATGTTGTGGACGGTGTCGTCGGCGTATCCATGGGTGGAGACGAAGTCGACGGGGATGTGATTTTCCGCGGTGTGCTGGAGAAACTCGGGGATCCATTGAGCCGCGGCCGTTGCTGGTCCGCCTACACGCAGACGAGGGCTGACGGATTTTAGAGTGCGTGCGGTGTGGTCGTAGAGTTCGAAGTACGATTCTTGCCGGGGGATGCCGTTCCAGAAGTCGATGTTAGGTTCGTTCCATACTTCGAAGTACCACTGGGCGACTTCGTCGATGCCGTATCGCTCGACCAAGTGCTGGGCGAAGTGTTGGATGAGGTCGTCCCAACGCTCCATGCTCTTTGGTGGCGAGACGTTTTGTTTGTACCAGAAGGGGTGGAGAGCGTCGGGGTTGAAGGCAAGCTTCTTGGGCATGAAGCTGATCTCTACGACCGGACGAACACCGTTCTTCAGGAGGCCGTCGTAGATGGAATCGACGTAGGCGAAGTTGTAGACGGGGTTGCCATGCTCGTCCTCGTTGTAGACGCCGACTTCGTCGTGAAGGATCGCGTGAAAGCGTACGTAGCGGAAGTCCGCTACTTTTTTAACAGCGCGCAGGTCTTCTCGGTAGGCTTCGCGCAGGGTGAGGATGGCGCGACCGGAGCCGAACATCTGCTCCCAAAAGTGCGGAAATGGAGTCGTCGTCGCGTGGGGGTCGATGGTGACGACTTCGTCGCCGGACGCCTGAGATTGAGCGAAGGTCGGCCACGCAATGCACAGAAGAATCAGAGAGAGCGGTAGGAACTTGCTTCTGCGGCTAGTCATTGTTACCTCGTTCTGGACGGAGGGAGGCGTTTGGAGAAAATTTTACTTGTGACGCAAAGCATTGTGACGAGTCGTTAGTCTGCGTTTCACTTCACGTCGAGGAGGCACAGGCTTAACTCAAGAGTTCAGGACCGGGCCCGAGTCGCTCAAACAGCGGCTGTTTATTTGACTACAAGAAGAACGAGGCCGTGTGGCGGCACAGTGATCTGCAGATGACCGCCCGAGAGCCGCAGTTGTTCTGCAGGTTCCATTGAACCGGCTGCTTTCAATTGTTTGATCTGGCCCTGCGTGAGGCTGCCACGCGGTCTTCCCATTGTGTCAAATGCTTTTACTGCATTTCCGTGGTCGTCATCCAGTCGCAAGAGCTCAACTTTAGCGTTTGATGGAACGCCGGCGACGGTCACCTGGAAGTTTTTGTCTGTGCCCTTGCTGGTGGGGGGTGGGGTATAGGCGGCGCCGGTTCCGAAGGGTGGTGCATAGTTCCAAAGAGCGACTTCTACGGCGCCATCGTCCGATCTGGTTGCCAATGCATCCTCATTCTCGAGTTTGATTCTGTGGTCTCCAAGGCGATGCAACATCGCGAAAGCGTTGAATGATGGCTTTGGAATGCTGTCGGCGGCGATGAGGCCAAAGCCACCGTAGAATGGCGTTCGAACGACCCCCTGTTCCTCGAAGACGTCGGAGAACGACCAGTAACTCATCGACTCTGTGAGGCCGTCGCATTGGCGGATGTTATTCGCTAACCAGGATCCCATGTAGGTGGTGTCCGTTACGTCGGGCTCGTTCGAATAGCTGGCGTTGTACTCACTGAAGAGTAGCGGCATCGTGGGGTAGGGAGAGGAGGCGATCTCGTCGTGCACCTTTTTTACTGCGCGATAGACCATGACGTCTCGCGGAATCTGTTCGTCGGTGTGGAAGACATCTTTGGCGGTGTCGTTTGCGTAGACGTGCGTTGAGGCGAAGTCGACGGGGATGTTGTGGTCTTTGCAGTGCTGGAGGAAGTCCGCGACGTATGCGGCCTGGGCCGTCGATGGTCCGCCTACGCGAATCCTTTGACTCACTTTCTTGAGTGCGAGCGCGGTGTGATCGTAGAGTTCGAAGTAAGTGGGCATGTTGGGTCGGCCGCCCCAGAAGTCGAGGTTCGGCTCATTCCAAACCTCGAAGTTCCAGGTGGCGACTTCGTCGATGCCGTAGCGGTCGATCAAGTGCTGGGCGAAGGCGGCGATCATGGCATCCCAGAGCGCGTAGTCCTTAGGTGGAGATACGACTGGTTTATAGAAGAAGGACTGCGTCTGGTTTGGGTCGGCTGCCATCTTGCGGGGCATGAAGCTGAGTTCTACGAAGGGGCGAACGCCGTTTGCGAGAAGGCCGTCGTAGATCTGGTCGATGTAGGAGAAGTTGTAGATGCCGGCGCCCTGGACCTTTTCGGGAGGCAGTCCGGGATTCTGCGTCGTTGCGTCGGGGTCGTAGAGGCCGACCTCGTCGAGAAAGATGCCGTGGAATCGCACTGATTTGAAGTCGGTTACGTTCTTGACGGTGCGGAGATCGTCGCGGTAGCTCTGGCGGAGAGAGAGGATGGCGCGGCCGGAGCCGAAGGTCTGCTCCCAGAAGTGGGGGAAGGGGGTGGTGGGGGCGCCGGCGTCGATGCGGATCTGCTCGGGCTGCTGGGCGGCGAGGGGGAACGAGCTGAAAAGGGAGAGGCTAAGCGCGGCAAGGGCGAGAGTGCGGGATCGAATCATGAGGGATCTCTCCAAGGGTGTGCAGCTTGTGGTGAATTCATGGTGACAACGTGATGTTTCGGTGGTGCGACGTGGTGAACTAACACCATGTTCGCGTGGTGCGGGAGCAGGAATGACGCGGGTTTCGTGGTTTTTGTGTGTAGAAAAATACCTGGATAAAAATGCACCATAAATGAGGCAGCCACTTTTCTTGGGACCTTGCCCTTCGAGTTCAGGGAAGGCAAAGGTAAAGACGAAATACAGGATCCTTCGGCTTCGCTCAGGATGACGACCGAAAGGATCTTGGGTGACGATTCAAAGTGACGACGAAGGGCTCTGGTTGTCCACAAACAACTTAGGTTACGACGAATAACTTTGCAATGACGGTGAAGAACTCCCCGTCTGCACCTGGGTGGATTTGGTGCAGACGGGAAGAGGTTGGCTAGAAGCTGAAACGGGCCTGGATGTTGACGGTTCGTGCACCGAGAGCGGCTTGTGCCTGGCCAAAGTTTTTGGAGGTGATGACGTTGGAGATGCTGGAGGTTTGAAAGTTGAGGTTGTTGAAGAGATTGAAGGCATCGGCGCGGATCTCGAACTGCGCGTTTTCTCCGAGGATGGGCATTTTGGGAAGGCCGAAGGCTTTTGTGATGGTGCCATCGACATCTTTATAGCCGGGGCCGTCGAGGGAGTTACGAGCTACTCCCGGGAGTTGTGGCAGGGCTGCCATTGCGAGTGGACCCGATCCGGTCGGGACGGGTGCGGTCGGTGGGACGTAGTACGCGGTCCCGCTCTCAGTCTTGGCGAGTGGGAAGTTCTGGTTCAGGCCGTTGCCTACACCGGGTCCTGATTTGAAGGCGTCGTTGCTGGTGCTGTGACCTGCTCCGCCGAGATAGGTGGCTGGACGCAACTGGCTGTAGCCGCTGCTGGCGTAGTAGAGGCTTCCGGGTGCATTGAAGACGGGGGTCCATGGGAATCCAGTGTGAATGTTGAAGATGCCGCTGACCGACCATCCGCCGAGAACCTTCTCCATCCAGGCGCTAGAGCCGTGGAAGAAGACGGGCTGCCAGAGGCCGTAGATCTTGAACGCTTTGCCTACGTTGTAGTCTGAGCGGCCGCGAGCTAAGTATGGCGCATAGGGGTAGGGGTCCTGATAGTAAGGGCCGGAGCCGTCATCCATACTCTTGGCCCATTGGAACTGAGCGTCGATTTGGACGTGATGCGACA
This Tunturibacter gelidoferens DNA region includes the following protein-coding sequences:
- a CDS encoding GH39 family glycosyl hydrolase produces the protein MTSRRSKFLPLSLILLCIAWPTFAQSQASGDEVVTIDPHATTTPFPHFWEQMFGSGRAILTLREAYREDLRAVKKVADFRYVRFHAILHDEVGVYNEDEHGNPVYNFAYVDSIYDGLLKNGVRPVVEISFMPKKLAFNPDALHPFWYKQNVSPPKSMERWDDLIQHFAQHLVERYGIDEVAQWYFEVWNEPNIDFWNGIPRQESYFELYDHTARTLKSVSPRLRVGGPATAAAQWIPEFLQHTAENHIPVDFVSTHGYADDTVHNMFGTNEDIPMDDRVGRAIAKVRGEINRSATPHLPLFWTEWNVPGMMEARDTIYVGPALANTVRECDGNVDMLSFWTFSDVFEEGGPTSTPFRGDFGLRAFDGINKPSYYAYGLLHQLGDQRLANVSNNVIVTRTANGDLAIAAWNMVDPGQQGTSRELTLHLLGVPQNAKAAIQRVDQTHGNVLPQWAAMGKPKNPTPEQAEQLNRETALPAPEEMELSNGTLHLSLSPNALLLIHVENSRH
- a CDS encoding GH39 family glycosyl hydrolase translates to MIRSRTLALAALSLSLFSSFPLAAQQPEQIRIDAGAPTTPFPHFWEQTFGSGRAILSLRQSYRDDLRTVKNVTDFKSVRFHGIFLDEVGLYDPDATTQNPGLPPEKVQGAGIYNFSYIDQIYDGLLANGVRPFVELSFMPRKMAADPNQTQSFFYKPVVSPPKDYALWDAMIAAFAQHLIDRYGIDEVATWNFEVWNEPNLDFWGGRPNMPTYFELYDHTALALKKVSQRIRVGGPSTAQAAYVADFLQHCKDHNIPVDFASTHVYANDTAKDVFHTDEQIPRDVMVYRAVKKVHDEIASSPYPTMPLLFSEYNASYSNEPDVTDTTYMGSWLANNIRQCDGLTESMSYWSFSDVFEEQGVVRTPFYGGFGLIAADSIPKPSFNAFAMLHRLGDHRIKLENEDALATRSDDGAVEVALWNYAPPFGTGAAYTPPPTSKGTDKNFQVTVAGVPSNAKVELLRLDDDHGNAVKAFDTMGRPRGSLTQGQIKQLKAAGSMEPAEQLRLSGGHLQITVPPHGLVLLVVK